From bacterium, the proteins below share one genomic window:
- a CDS encoding DUF433 domain-containing protein gives MYWKEFIHSDPEILLGKPVVKGTRLAVEFILGLLAQGWTEQQILENYSTLTPESLRAVFAFVTDCMREEFLYSIPAEAA, from the coding sequence CATTCAGACCCAGAAATTTTACTTGGGAAACCAGTAGTGAAAGGAACAAGGCTGGCAGTTGAATTTATTTTGGGACTTTTGGCACAAGGTTGGACAGAACAACAAATACTTGAAAATTATTCTACATTAACACCGGAAAGTTTACGTGCCGTTTTTGCGTTTGTTACAGATTGTATGCGTGAGGAATTTTTATATTCCATACCCGCAGAGGCAGCTTAA